In Sporomusaceae bacterium FL31, the genomic stretch GGTGCTTGTATTGTTGGCGAAATCGATAATGAACTGTCTGGTGTTAATAATGAGCAGTATCATAAAATTAAAAATTACTTTGAATTAACAAGCAGTGAAATCATTACTGCATCTATTATTTTAGGCTATCCGGCTAAAGATGCACCGGTTAGCCCGCGAAAAGCCGATCAGGAAATATTCTCATTGCGTTAATGTGCAAGTGGTGGAGCCTGCTTCTATAGCAAGAAGGGTCTGAACCTCGACGAGGATCAGACCCTTTTTATAGTTAGTTTTTTAGCTTAAGTTTGTTATAACCCTTGTCTCCATAGGGCGATAATTTGGCGAGCCATTTGTCTTCCAGTTCTGCAATGGCTTTTCGCCATTGGCTCTCAGGCAATTCCTGATATTTTAATGTCTCAAGAATCTCAAAAGTAAAGGCCGTGGGGCCGGCTGTGTTCCAGTCTGCCTGGAGTTCGGTATTTGGATGCCGGTTAATTTTAAGTTGAAACAGGCAGCTATTGTGTTTTCCAGGCAAATTCATGCCGCTGCCCACCAATATTTTTCCGTTAACGGTATTTTTTATTTGATAAACGCCCATCGGTGGTGGTGTTTCTTTATATGCTAATTTAAGTTCTTTTTTTCTGTCCATTGCAGGTTATTCCTTTCGTTTATTACAGCTTAACCCAGTATGAACTGCCGTCAGCTGTTCGGTCCATAAAGCCATATTCAATTAGATAACGGCGCAATAATACATAATCATCATAAAATTGTTTCAGCACAGCGTTCACTTCTTTTTCAGTGTACGTTTTTGAAGCATCAAAGGACTTGACAATATGTCTAATAATTGCAAGCCGTTTTTTCTCTTTAAGCGGG encodes the following:
- a CDS encoding nuclease, encoding MDRKKELKLAYKETPPPMGVYQIKNTVNGKILVGSGMNLPGKHNSCLFQLKINRHPNTELQADWNTAGPTAFTFEILETLKYQELPESQWRKAIAELEDKWLAKLSPYGDKGYNKLKLKN